CTGAATTTGACCTCGCCATGCAAATCCTGCGTGAAGCTGGAGAAACCCCTTACCGCATCGGTGAGATGGTGCAGGGCGAAGGCATTGAACTGGTGACCCGGTGACCAAAAAAGTTCCACCTCCACCCACCGGATTCCGTGAAGACAGCGAACTCACGGAATTCTGGGTGGTTCGACACGCTGAAACCACTTGGAATGCCATCCGGCGTTACCAGGGCCACACCGATGTTCCCCTTTCAGAACACGGTAAGTTGCAGGTGCAGGCTCTGGCAGAGCGTCTGGAAGGGGTCAAGGTGGATGCGATTTACTCCAGCGACCTTTCCCGTTCCATGGACACTGCCAGAGGGATGGCTGCTGTGCTGCACGGCCAACCGGAAATCCAGACCGACTTGCGCCTCCGTGAAATTGACGTGGGTGAGCTGGGCGGTCTGTACCTTCCCGACATCGAAACCCACCACAAAAGCTATCTGGAGGCCCTCAATCAGGACCCTTGGAACACCCGTCGTCCCGGCGGTGAAAGCATGGCAGACCTGTACGACCGGGTCAGTCAGTCCTTTTTCGACCTGAGGGACCGTCACCGCGGAGGCCGCGTCATGGTGGTCACCCACGGCGGAGTGGTGCGCGTGGCGGTCAGCCTTGCTCTGGGTGGAGCGTTGCGCGATGTGTGGGCAAGACTGTCCATCGACAACACCAGCATCACCCGGTTTGTGCTGCACTCTGGAGGGGGCAGGCTCTTGAGTTTCAACGATGCCGCCCATCTGGAAGACCTGTCTCTGGAAGACGAAGACGTGCAGGTGCCGTAAGGCCATCAGCGGTCAGCTTTCAGCAATCAGGGAAAGTGGCTTTCTCTCCTGCACACAAAACCAAGCACACCTGCAAGCCTGCTGGGTCAAAACCCAGCGGGCTTTTTTGAGCATTGGGCAGAGAAACAAGTGGGATTTTTGCTTGCTTTCATGGATCAGGGGGGTGGTGTTTGATGCTGTTCGCTGATGCAGGGTAAGCGCAAAGTCTGACTTTTGGCATGTCACTTGAAAAAGCGTTCAGCGATCAGCCATCAGCGTTCAGCAAAAAGCTCACCTTGAGGCTTTTGCAAACAGCAAAGCAAAAAGCCACAAAAGGAAAGCCACTCAGACTTTCCGTTCAACAGGCAGCCAGAAAACTGTCCTTGTTCCTGACTGCTGATCGCTGACGGCTGATGGCTCTTGGTGTTGGCATGGCCTGACCGTGACTTTGCGCTTACCCTGTTCGCTGATGGCTGACTCCTGATTGCTGATGGCTCAACATGTTATCTTGGGTCAGCCATGCTGACAGAACGTTTCAAGAAGGGCGATCCCCGTGCCCTCGCCCGCACCATCACACTTTTGGAGGCCGGAGGGGAATTTCCAGAGGACTTGCAACTTTTGCCCCGCAAAGCCACGGTCATTGGCATCACGGGCAGTCCTGGAAGTGGAAAAAGCACCCTCACCGACCAGATCATTCAGGCTTACCGTGAACAGGGTCTGAAGGTGGCTGTGATTGCCGTGGACCCGAGCAGTCCTTTCACTGGAGGGGCCATTCTGGGCGACCGGATCCGCATGGGCAGGCATGCGCTGGATGAAGGGGTGTTCATCCGCAGCCTTGCGTCCAGAGGGGCTCTGGGAGGGGTGTCCAGCAAAACCCTGCAAGTGCTTTCGGCTCTGGAGGCTTTTGGGTTTGATGTGATCCTGATTGAAACGGTGGGGGTGGGCCAGAGCGAGGTGGACATTGCCAGCATTGCCGATCACACCGTGCTGGTCCTGACGCCCAATCAGGGGGATGCCGTTCAGGCCTTCAAAGCTGGGGTCATGGAGATTGCAGATGTGTTCGTGGTGAACAAAAGCGATCTTCCCGGTGCAGACCGGGTGGTGCGTGAGCTGCATGCCACCCTGACCCTCGGGGCGATGCTGGACTGGATGCCTCCAGCCGTGAAGACCAGTGCCCAGAAAGGGCAAGGGATTCCAGAGCTGCTGGATGCCCTCAGGAAGCACCGTGAGCACCTTGGAGCAGAGGGATTGAAACAGCGCAGACTGAACCGATTGAAGTTTGAACTCCGGATTTTGCTGGAAGACTGGGCGCACCGCAAACTGAAGGATGCCGAAAGCCAACTTCCTGAAGTCCTTTCGGGAAAACGCTCACTGCAAGCCTTGTTTAAAGGGCTCATCTGAACAAATATTTGATTTTGCTTACCAACAAAACTGTACGGTCTTGTTACACTGTGATTCGGATGAAACGACCCTTGATGTATCTCGTTCCTGTTGCTCTGGTGGTGGCCACCCCTCTGGTGTGGGCTTACTCCATTCAGGACTCGGAACGGATTGAGAAGAAAATCCAGGTGGGAAACCTGGACCTGAGTGAAAAAACCCTCACCGAGGCCATCGCAGCCCTCAAAGCTGCACCCCTCAAAGCCCCAACGGTGACGGTCAAAATGGCAGACAAAACCTTCACGGTGCCTGCCACGCAACTGGGCTGGTCTCTGGACCACCAAGAAACCGCCCGTCTGGCTTTTGAAAAAGGACAGGAGCGCACCGCTTTCGAGAAAGTCCAGTACCGCTGGGGATGGAAGAAAGACGTTCAGAGCGTGGACTGGGTGGTGACCATCAATCAGGACGCCCTGAAGCAGCAGCTTGAGAAGTGGTCCAGAACGCTGGACGGAAAACCCGTGCCTGCCAAAGCCATTTTCAGCAATGGCAAGTATGTGATTCAGGCCGACAAACCCGGTCAGGCTGCCGATGTGCAGGCGGTCCTCAACACCTACAGCGGCAATCCTGCCCTGACCAGCCTTGAAATTCCAGTCAAAACCATGCGTGCAG
This genomic window from Deinococcus misasensis DSM 22328 contains:
- the meaB gene encoding methylmalonyl Co-A mutase-associated GTPase MeaB; this translates as MLTERFKKGDPRALARTITLLEAGGEFPEDLQLLPRKATVIGITGSPGSGKSTLTDQIIQAYREQGLKVAVIAVDPSSPFTGGAILGDRIRMGRHALDEGVFIRSLASRGALGGVSSKTLQVLSALEAFGFDVILIETVGVGQSEVDIASIADHTVLVLTPNQGDAVQAFKAGVMEIADVFVVNKSDLPGADRVVRELHATLTLGAMLDWMPPAVKTSAQKGQGIPELLDALRKHREHLGAEGLKQRRLNRLKFELRILLEDWAHRKLKDAESQLPEVLSGKRSLQALFKGLI
- a CDS encoding histidine phosphatase family protein is translated as MTKKVPPPPTGFREDSELTEFWVVRHAETTWNAIRRYQGHTDVPLSEHGKLQVQALAERLEGVKVDAIYSSDLSRSMDTARGMAAVLHGQPEIQTDLRLREIDVGELGGLYLPDIETHHKSYLEALNQDPWNTRRPGGESMADLYDRVSQSFFDLRDRHRGGRVMVVTHGGVVRVAVSLALGGALRDVWARLSIDNTSITRFVLHSGGGRLLSFNDAAHLEDLSLEDEDVQVP